A window of Micromonospora eburnea genomic DNA:
CACCAGCCCGGCGTCGTACCGGCCGGCGGCGACGCCCGGCATGATCTCGTGGAACGGCACCACCTCGATCCGTGCCGGCGGGCGCTCCGCCGCCCAGAGCCGGAAGAGCAGGTACGCGGTGGTCCGCTCGCCGGGCACCGCCACGGTCGCGCCGGACAGGTCGGTCCGGTCGCCCCGGGTGAGCACCAGCGGCCCGCAGCCCCGGCCCAGCGCGCCGCCGCAGGGCAGCAGGTGGTAGTCGTCGAGCAGCCAGGGTAGTGCCGCGTAGCTCACCTTCACCAGGTCGAACGCACCGCGCTCGGCCGCCGTGTTCGTCACGTCCACGTCGGCGTAGGTCACCTCGACCGGGGGCGCGCCCGGCACCCGGCCGTGCACCAGGGCATCGAAGACGAAGGTGTCGTTGGGGCAGGGGGAGATCGCCAGGGAGAGCGCCACGTCCCCCACCGTAACCCCGTCCCGCGGACTGCCCACCACCCCGGTCCCACCACGGCCGGTCCGTCACCGCGACACCCCGGATCACGGCTCACGGCTCACGGCGGTCCTGGCGGGTCGGAGCTTCACTCGCTACAAACTTGATGACGTAGATGAATCGCGGTCGAAGGGGCTTTCGTCAGGGCTCGATCTGGTCGCTGCCGGCTTCGAGCCGGGGCGCCGTTGAGTCGTTGACGTCATCAAGTTCGTAGCGAGTAAGCAAGCACTTCATCCCCAGCCAGGAACGTTTTCCACAGCGTTTTCCACAGGTGGATACTCGCGGGTTGGACTGGTGTCGAGGCGCGGCCGAGCATGGGCTGGTGACCGACGCGGAGCCTCTGACGGATCTGGCGGCGACCCTGCGCGCGTTGCGCCGGGCGGCCGACCTCAGCCAACGGGAACTGGCCGGAAAATCCGGGGTGCCGCAGGCGACGATCGCGCGGATCGAGTCCGGGAGGTCGCCCGACCCGGGCTTCCGCACCATCGAACGTCTCGTCGGCGCCGTGGCCGGCCGGATCACGATCTCGCCCGCGGCCTCCGCTGAGCTCGATCCGGTTGCCCAGGAGGAACTGCGGGACGCGGCGGGGCGGCACCCTCCGGCGCACCTCGAGGCCCGCGAGGTGCGCGAGCCCCGCGATTGGCCGGGCGCCTGGTGGGCGCACTGGTACAACGTCCCGCCCGAGCGTTGGCCTCCACTGCCGGCCGTGACATATGCGCTGGACCGTGACGCGCGGGATCGGCAGCGGCATCGCGATCAGGTGCGGCGGGACAGCACCGTCCGCCGGTACGTCGACCCGGCAGTCCCGTCGACCTCCTGGTGTTTCGTCGCCGAGCGGCCCGGCGGGGAACTGGTCGGCGAGCTTCGGGCACACGAGCGCAGCGTCGACCTGCTGATCGGGCATTATCCGGTCGGCCAGCGCGAGCTCGTACTCGACGGGGTGCTCGTCGCGCCGGCGTATCGTCTGATGGGCATCGGGCGTCGGCTGGTCGACGCGTTCTCGCTCGAGATGGACCGGGCCGGCATCGGCTCCGTTCACGCGGTGGCCGTCGAATGCGGTGCCATCGACTTCCTGCTCGCGTGCGGGTTCCAGCTGGAGTGCAGGCGGCCCGCCGCGTTGCTGCTGGAACGGCCGGTCAGCGGAGGGCGGCCGCCGCGGCGGTGAGGGCGGCGAACGCCTCCCGCATCCGCCAGGATCCCCGATCCCGGGGCCCGATCGGGTTGGACACCGTACGCAGCTCGGCGAAGGGCACGCCGGCCTGCGCGGCGGCGACGGCCACGCCGTACCCCTCCATGGCCTCCGCCACCGCGTCCGGGTGCCGGGCGGCGAGGGCCGCGGTGCTCGCGGCGGTGCCGGTCACCGTGTTGACCGTGAGCACCGCGCCGACCGTGGCCGCCGGCAGGGCGGTACGCAGGGCGTCCAGCAGCCCCGGGTCGGCGGGTACGACGCTGCCGACGCCCAGCAGGTCCGCCGGCATGCCCAGCTCCTCCAGCGGGAGAAAGCCCTCCGGCGACTCGGCGCCCAGGTCGGCCGCCACGCTGCGGGTCGCCAGCACCGTGCCGCCGACCGCCACCCGGTCGACGAAACCGCCGGCGATGCCCGCGCTGACCACCGCCCGGTACGGCCGACCGGCCGCCTCGGCGAGCACGAGCAGCCGGGCGGTGGCGGCCCCGGCCACGGCGGGGCCCACCCCGACGGGCGCGACGGTGACGGTGGGGTCGGTCAGGCCCGCCCGGACCGCCTCCGCCTCGGCGGGTACGGCGGTCACCACCAGCAGTCCGGTCACCCGACCGGCCCCCGTGGCTCCCGCCGGTTCTCCTCGTCGAGGCCGCCCGGCCCGCCGACGGTGGAGGAGGAGGGACGGTAGATGTGAAAGCCGGGCGGCGCGAACGCCTCGTCCAGCTCGGTGGTGGGCGTACCGCCCGACGTCGGGGCCGGCGAGGTGGGGGCCGGGTCGGCCAGCTCCTCCGTCCGCTCGTCGGCCAGCTCGTCGTCGCCGAGGGACCGGCCGATCAGGCGTTCCTTGCGCAGCCGGCTGGCCACCAGCACGCCGCGTACGCCCACCAGCGCCGCGAAGCTGGCGGCGACGGTGACCCCGATCCGGCCGGTGAACGGGACGAGCCCGAGCCCGCCGCCGGCCACGAAGGCGAGCATGAGGGCGGTCTCCGAGTGGGCGAAGGAGCTGGCCCGCAGCCGCTCCGGGATCCGCTCCTGGATCGAGGCGTCGACCGCGAGCTTGGCGATCCCGCTGAACAGGGACGTCACCAGGCAGAACAACGCCACCATGGGGAGCGAGAACTTCAGCGCGGCCAGCACCGCCACCCCGGCCACGATGATCATGCCGCTGGACTGGATCGCGGTCGGCCGGTGGATACGCAGCCGGGTGCCGACCGCGGTGGCCAGGAAGGTGCCCACCGCCAGTGCGCCACCGACCAGGCCGAGTGCGCCCTGTGCGCCCAGATCCCGGCCGAAGAAGTCGGTCGTCAGGTCGCCGGCCTTGATCGCGAAGGCCAGGAAGAGCAGCAGGAAGCCGTACACGCCGCGCAGCGCCGCCGCGCCGATCACGGTGGCGATCACCAGGCGGCCGGCGGGTCGGCCCCGGCCCAGCGGGCGTTCCCCGTTCCGGCGGCGCAATGCCCGGAACGGCTGCGGCACCCGCTCCGGGGGCTCGGAATCCGCCCTCGGCGGCAGGCGCAGCGCGATCACCATGCCGACCAAAAAGATCAGCGAGGCCACCCGGAGCGACCACTGCGGCCCGAACCAGAACGCGGCCAGCCCGAGCGGGGCGACCAGGCCACCGGCCACCGTGCCGTAGACGCTCGCCCGGGCGCCCACCTGGGACAGCCCCAGGCCCTCCGGCAGCAGCCTCGGCACCGCCGCCGAGCGGGCCACCCCGTACGCCCGGGAGAGGGCGAGCACGCCGAACGCCGCCGGGTAGAGCCCGAAGCTGCCGAGGTAGTCGGAGATCAGCCAGGCGAGGAAGGCCCGGCCGAGCATGGTGGTCGCCAGCGCGTACCGGCGGCCGTGCCGGAAGTGGTCCAGCAGCGGCCCGACCACCGGGGCGAGCATGGCGAACGGCACCATGGTCACCAGCAGGTAGAGCGCGACCTTGTTGCGGGCCTCGCCGAGTGGCACGTCGAAGAAGATCGTCCCGGCCAGGCCGATGGCGATCAGGGTGTCCCCGGCGCAGGAGAGGGCGTGCAGGTCGAAGAGGCGGACCATGCCCACCTCGTTGCCGGCGCTGCGGGCCCGGGCCGATCCGGCCCGTCGGGTCATCCATCGACCGCCATGCAGCGAGCCGCGTAGCAGCAGGCGGGTGGCGCGGATGCCCGTGCCGACGGCCCGCCCGAGGGCGGACCGGCCGGAGCGGGAGGACGGCGGCATGTGTCCATCCTCGCCCATCTGATCCACGCGCGCTCCGCCACCCGGTAGAACGACTCCGGGGAGTGCCTGTCAGTCGACCGTGGGCATGGGGAACAATGGGCAGGTGACCAGGCCCGCCTCCGCCCGCGCTCCCCGGCTCGACCAGGTGTGCGCCGCCGCCGTCGAGGTGGCCCGCGCCGCCATCACCGAGGTGGACCCCGCCGACGTCGGCGAGCACCTCCAGGCCGTCGCCGAGGGCGACCGGCTCGTCACCCACTACTTCGAGTGCCGGCTGGCGGGCTACCGCGGCTGGCGCTGGGCCGTGACGGTGACCCGGGTGCCGCGCAGCCGGCACGTCACGATCTGCGACACGGTCCTGCTGCCGGGCCCCGACGCGCTGCTCGCCCCCGGCTGGGTGCCGTGGCAGGAGCGGCTCAAGCCGGGCGACCTCGGCCCGGGCGACCTGCTGCCGACCCCGCCGGACGACGAGCGCCTCGCCCCGGGCTATGTGCTCTCCGACGACCCGGCGGTTGAGGAGACCGCGTGGGAGCTGGGCCTGGGCCGTCCCCGGGTGCTGTCCCGGGAGGGGCGCTCAGAGGCCGCCCAGCGCTGGTACGACGGCGACCACGGCCCGGATGCCGCGATCTCGGTGGCCGCGCCGGCCGCCGCCCGCTGCGGCACCTGCGGCTTCTATCTGCCGCTCGCCGGCGCGCTGCGGCAGTCCTTCGGCGCCTGCGGCAATTTCTACGCCCCGGACGACGGCCGGGTGGTGAGCGCCGACCACGGCTGTGGCGCGCACTCGGAGACGTTGGCCGAGACGGCCGAGACCCCGGTCGACGAGCTGCCCACGGTCTACGACGACAGCGCGGTCGAGGCGATGTCGGTAAGCCGGGCCCCGGGCTCGGTGGAGGCGGCCGAGCCGGCCGAGCCGTACGGCCACCCCTGACGGTCGCTGCGACCGACGGTCAGCCACGGCGGGCGGCGGTCAGCCACGGCGGGCGGCGGCCTCCCGGCGGCGGCGCCGGTTGGCGTCGTGCCGCATCATCACGGCGAGACCGGGAAAGCCCCACAGGAAACCGGCCAGGCAGGTCCAGAGCCAGTTCTGATGCCCGTGCTCGGTGAGCCAGCCGCGGAAGAAGACCAGCAGCACCAGCCCGACCACCGCCCAGGCGATCAGCCCGGCGACGGCGAACGGCACCATCGGTGGGTCGAGCGGCTCGGGCCGCGGCGGTTGCTCCTGGGACACGGGCACAGCATACGGGCGTGCGCACGCCCGTGGTGATCAGGTTGGCCAGGGGTAACGCCCTTGACATCCACCCCCTGTTGTACGTCGTGGCGTTGTTGTTCATCCTGTACTTCCCGCGCGGGCCGATCGAGTCCGTGGTGTTCCCACGCGGGACAAAACGATCTTCTGGTGAGTCTGGTCATATCGCATGTCGTTAGCCAGGCTTATTAGTTAAGCTAACTAGTGTGACGGAGCGGACGGTGACGGCGAAACGCGTGCCACCGGCGCAGCTGGCCCCCCAGCTGCGTGATGCGATCACCCGACTCAACCGACGGGTCCGACAGGCCCGCCCGGTCGGCGACCTGACGGTCACCCAGGTCTCGGCGCTCACCAGCCTCAACCTGGCCGGTGCCCTGACGCCCCGGGAGCTGGCCGACGTCGAGCGGGTGCAGCCGCCCACGATGACCAAGATCGTCGCGAAGCTGGAGGAGCGCGGCCTCGTGCAGCGCACCCCCCACCCGACCGACGGCCGGCAGGTCATCCTCGCGGCGACCGAGGGAGGGCGGGCCGTGCTCGAACAGTTCGAGCGGGCCCGCAACGAGTGGCTGGCCGACCGGCTGGCCGCGCTCACCGAGGAGGAACGCGACACGCTGCGGCGGGCCGCCAACATCCTCCAGGGGATCGCTCGCGCCTGAGCCACGACGCGTCGTGCTCTCCGCCCCGTCCGGCGTGGATGAGGCGTACCGACGCGAGGAGGCGCACCAAGAGTGCGGGCGAAGTTGAGCACGATGTTCCAGTCCCTACGAGTCCGAAACTACCGGCTCTTCGCCACCGGACAGCTGATCAAGTTGATCGGCGTCTGGATGATGTTCATCGCCCAGGACTGGCTCGTCCTTGAGCTCAGCGACAATTCCGCCACCGCGCTCGGCGTGGTCACCGCGTTGCAGTTCACCCCCGTACTGCTGCTGACGCTGCTCTCCGGCCGGCTCGCCGACCGGTACGACAAGCGGATGCTGCTCTTCGTCGCCAACGCGTTCTGGACCGCGCTGGCGCTGGTGATGAGCCTGCTGGTGATCACCGGGCTGGTGCAGCTCTGGCACGTCTTCACGTTCGCCCTCCTGCTCGGCGTCGCCAACGCGGTGGAGACCCCCGTCCGGCAGGCGTTCGTCTCCGAGCTGGTCGGCGTGCCGCTGCTGCCCAACGCGCTCTCGCTCAACGCGGCCACCTTCAACTCGGCCCGGATAGTCGGCCCGGCCACCGCCGGTCTGGCCATCGCCGCCTTCGACGTCGGGCCGGTCTTCCTGTTCAGCGCACTCAGCTCGATCGCGCCGCTGGTCAACGTGGTCCGGATGCGTACCTCCGAGCTGCACCGCAAGGACCTGCCGCCGGCCGGCGAGCGCGACCAGGCCCGGGTGGTGGACGGCCTGCGGTACGTCGGGCGCCGGCCGGACATCCTGCTGCCGATGGCGCTGATGTCGGTGATCGGGATGAGCCTGTTCAACTTCCAGCTCACCCTCGCCGCGCTGGCCAAGACCGTGTTCAACACCGGTGCCGCCTCGTTCGGCCTGTTCAGCACCGCGCTCGCGGTCGGCGCGCTGATCGGTGCCCTGGCCGGCACCGGGCGGCGCAGCCGCCCGTCCGTCTGGCTGGTGCTCGGTGCGGCGGTCGGCTGCGCCGCGTTCGGCACCCTGGTCGGGCTCGCCCCGGCGTACTGGCTGGTGGTGGCGTTGCTGCTGCCGACCGGGTTCTTCATGGTCTTCTTCGCCCAGGCCGCCAACCAACGGGTTCAGCTCAGCGTCGACGCCGCCTTCCGGGGTCGGGTGATGGCGCTCTGGGTGCTGGTCTTCCTCGGCACCAACCCGGTCGGTGCGCCGATCATCGGTTGGGTGGCCGAGACCTTCGGCGCCGGGGCGAGTATCTGGATCGGTGGCCTGATCTCGCTCGCCGCCGCGCTCCTCGCGCTCACCTGGCAGCTGCGCCGCTCCGGTGCCCGGCTGCGGATGCGGGTGCTGCCCATGCCCCGTTTCTACGTGGTGTCGCCCGGCGCCGAATGACCCGATAACCATCGCCGAGGACCGGTTTCCCGCCCCGGGGACCGGTCCTCGGCGTATTCGTAGATGCCCGATCCGCCCATTCGGGTGGCGGGCCGCGACGATGGGCCTTAGCGTCGGTACGTGGCGCGGGGACTACTGTTGGTGCTGGCAATCCTCGCTGTTTGCTGCCTTCCCGCCGTCTTCGCGCTGATCTTCTGCGCCGACGAGATCCTCGACCGGGTGGTCTGCAAGTGGGCCGAATGGCGCGAACAGCGGCGGGAACGGCGTACCATCGCCCGGCTGGACCGGGCCCTTGAGGCAGACGCCCTCACCCGCGACATCGACCTCACCGAGCTCGACCGGGCGGACCGGCGTCCTCTGCAACAGCTCGCCACCGATCTGCGCCGGCTCGGCGGCCACCGGCTCGCCGCCGCCGACCGCTCCGTGGTGTGGCACGGCGCGGTCATCGACGCGTACGACGAGCGGCTGCGCGCCGCCTGCCGAGCGCTGGGCATCACCGAGCACCTGGCTGAGCTGGACGGTGTGGACCGGGAGATCGAGCGGGTACGGGTGGAGGGGCAGTTGCACGCCGCCGGGCTCACCCTGCCCGCCGCCCGCCCCGGTCACCACCAGCGGCACCGCTGACCGGGCGACCTCCGGTGCGGCTCTTCGTCGCGGTCTATCCACCCCGGCCGGCGATCGACGACCTCGCCGCCCAGGTGGCCCGGCTGCGGATCGGGGCCGCCTCCGCCGCCGGCACCAACGTCCGGCTGGCCGACCCGGCCAACGCCCACCTCACCCTGGCCTTCCTCGGCGACGTGCCCGAGGACCGGCTGGTCGACGTGGAGAGCGCGCTCGGCCTGGCCGCCGAGACGTTCCGGGGCGGCCGGGACAGCTCGCCGCGGCTCCGGCTCGGGGGCGGGGGCAGCTTCGGGCGGGGCCGGTTCACCGTGCTCTGGGTGGACGTCCAGGGCGACGTCGAGGGGCTGGCGGTGCTGGTCCGGCTGATCCGGTTCGGGTTGCGCCGCGCCGAGCTGCCGCACGACGAGAAGCCGTTCCGGGCCCACCTGACCATCGCCCGCCCCGGCGACCGGGTCGACCGTGCCGACGTGCTGGCCGATCGGGAGATCCTGCACGCCTACCTCGGCCCCGAGTGGCCGGCGGCGGAGCTGGTGCTGGTCCGCAGCCACCCGGGCCCCCGCCCCACCTACGACCGCCTGGCCGCCTGGCCGATCTGACCGGACCAGCTCCGCCTCACCAGGCCCAGGCCTCGGGGCCGGGGCCGCCGTTGCCGAGGGGCGGGAAGAGTTCGTCGAGGCGTGCCAGGGTCGCCTCGTCGAGGTCGACCTCCAGCGCGGTGAGGTTCCGGTCGAGCTGGTCCACGGTGCGCGGGCCGACGATCGGGGCGGTCACGCCCGGCCGGGAGAGCAGCCAGGCCAGCGCCACGTCGGCCGGGTCGTGGCCCAGGTCGGCGCAGAGCTTCTCGTACGCCTCGATGGTGGGGCGGTGCGCGGCGAGCGCGTCGGCCGATCGGCCGCTGGCGCTGCGGGCCGCGCCGCCCTCGGCCATCTTGCGGATGACGCCGGAGAGCAGGCCGCCGTGCAGCGGCGACCAGGGGATGACGCCCAGCCCGTGATGCTGCGCGGCCGGAATCACCTCAAGCTCGACGTACCGGGTCATCAGGTTGTAGATGCACTGCTCGGAGACGAGGCCGAGGAAGTTGCGCCGGCCCGCCGCGGCCTGCGCCTGGGCGATGTGCCAACCGGCGAAGTTGGACGATCCAACGTAGATCACCTTGCCCTGCGCGACCAGGGTCTCCATGGCCTGCCAGATCTCCTCCCACGGCGTGGCCCGGGAGATGTGGTGCATCTGGTAAAGGTCGATGGTGTCGGTCTGGAGCCGGCGCAGCGAATCCTCACAGGCCCGGATGATGTGCCGGGCGCTGAGGCCCTGGTCGTTGGGCCACTCGCCCATCCTGCCGTACACCTTGGTGGCCAGGACGACCTTGTCGCGGCGCCCGCCGCCCTGGGCGAGCCAGCGGCCGATGATCCGCTCGGTGACGCCCTCGCCGAGCTTCCAGCCATAGACGTTCGCGGTGTCGAAAAAGTTGATGCCGTGTTCCAGCGCCCGATCCATGATGGCGAAGCTGTCCGGCTCGTCGGTCTGCGGCCCGAAGTTCATGGTGCCGAGGCAGAGCCGGCTCACCGAGAGACCGGTACGTCCCAGGTTCGTGTATTCCATGGGTTCACCCTGGCACGCCAGGACTTCGAGTGCCTACGGTCAGGACGACTCGCGGGCCGCCGGGCCGCTGCCGAACAGGACATCGTCCCAGCTCGGCAGCCGCTTGCGCGGCTTGCCGCCGGCCTCGGCGGACTCGCTGCCGCCGCCGGCTGCCGCCGCCGCGCCGGTGCGACGCGGCCGGAGCACGGCCAGCGATGGTACGGCTGGGACCTCCTTCGGCGCGTCCGAGTCGTCGTCGAACGCGGACCCGGGGCCGCCACCGAGCAGCGCTGCCGCGCCCCCGCTGACCGGGCGCTGACGGGGTGCCTCCGGCCCGGCCAGCGCAGCCGGGGTGCGTGGTTCGAGCCCGCGACCGGAGGTCGAGCCGAGCGGCCGGTCCAGCGACGCGAGCAGGGCGTCCCGGCCGGCGCGGATCGGGTCCCGCCCCGGGCGGGCGTGCTCGGCGGGCGTCGGCAGGCCGTGCCCGCCCCGGCTCGGCTCGCCGCGCGACGGGCCGGGCAGCGCGTGACCGCCCCGCTCCGGTGCCGGCTCCTGGCCGAGGATCGGCGTCGGCCGCTCGGCGCAGAGATATTGCGCCATGTCGTCGTGCGGGGCGACGTGCTGCCGGGTCTTGTCGAGGTCCCAGACCGCCTGGGCGGTGGCCTTGCCCGACGGCCAGGTGGCGATGATCCGCCAGGTGCCGTCGTCCCGCCGGTACGCGTCCCAGGAGATCTTCTCGGTGTCGATCCCGTGCTGGGCCAGCCGGCCGTTGACCACCTCGGCCAGCGGGGTCGGCTTCTCCGCGCCCTTGAGTCGGGTCCGCCGGGCGTGCTGGGCGAGCATGGCCCGCTCCTGGAGCACCGGGCCCGCGTAGCGCAGGACGCGGTCGACCGGGACGCCGGCGATCCGGGCGACGTCCTCAGCGGACTCGCCGGCGCGGATGCGGGCCTGGATGTCCCGCGGAGAGAGGGAGGGCGTCGGGTCGGCGGCACTCGGCACCACCGCGAGGGGTGCCGACCCGGGCTCGGCGTGCAGCGCCCCGGTGACGCGTTCGTCGATGGGCAGGGCGAGCAGACGCCCGACCTCGTCGGCGAGCACCATAGCCTGGCCGTCCTCGGAGAGGGCGACGAAGCGTACTGGGCGCATGTGCTTGCCTCCGTCCCGCTTCGCTGGCCGTCACGCCACGAGCCGGCCACCCGGGCGTCTCGCACCACCGTACGCTCATCTACCCCAAGGTGGGGGATGCGACACCCGGCATGTCGCGACTGAGCTGCGGCGATGATCACGGTGGGTGGTCGCGGAAGCAGCGACGACCACCCACCGTCACCGAGTGATCAGAGTCGCTCGACCACGTAGTCGATGGACGCGGTGAGCGCCTCCACGTCGGCCGGCTCGACCGCCGGGAAGAGCGCGACGCGCAGCTGGTTGCGGCCCAGCTTCCGGTACGGCTCGGTGTCCACGATGCCGTTGGCGCGCAGCGCCTTGGCGATCGCCGAGGCATCCACCCCGTCGGCGAAGTCGATCGTGGCCACCACGTTGGAGCGCAGCGCCGGGTCGGCCACGAACGGGGTGGCGAACCCGGCCCGCTCGGCCCAGCCGTACACGATGGCGGCGCTCTCGGCGGTGCGCTTGGCCGCCCAGGCCAGGCCGCCCTGGGTGTTCATCCAGTCGGTCTGCTCCGCGGCCAGGAAGATGGTGGCCAGCGCGGGGGTGTTGTACGTCTGCTCCAGCCGCGAGTTGTCGATCGCGGTGACCAGGTCGAGGAAGGCCGGGATGTAGCGGCCGGACTCCTTGATCTCGGTGGCCCGGGCCAGCGCGGCCGGCGACATCAGGGCCAGCCAGAGGCCGCCGTCGGAGCCGAAGCACTTCTGCGGGGCGAAGTAGTAGACGTCGGTCTCGCCGACGTTGACCTCCAGGCCGCCGGCGCCGGAGGTGGCGTCGACCAGCAGCAGCGAGCCCTCGTCGGCGCCCGCCACCCGGCCGATCGGCACGGCCACGCCGGTGGAGGTCTCGTTGTGCGGGGTGGCGTAGACGTCCACGCCCGCCTCGGCGACCAGGGTCGGCGCGGTGCCCGGCTCGGCCTTGCGGATGGTCGGCTCGCCCAGGAACGGGGCGTCCTTGACCGACTTGGCGAACTTCGCGCCGAACTCGCCGAAGCTGGCGAACTGGGCCCGGTCGCGGATCAGGCCGAAGGTGGCGACCTCCCAGAAGGCGGTGGTGCCGCCGTTGCCGATGATCACCTCGTAGCCCTCGGGGAGGGAGAAGAACTCGGCGATGCCCCGGCGCAGCCGGGCCACCTGGTCGCGGACGGTCTTCTGCCGGTGGGAGGTGCCCAGGTAGCTGGTGGCGACGTCGGCGAGGGCGGAGACCGCCGCCGGACGGACCTTGGACGGCCCGCAGCCGAAGCGCCCGTCGGCGGGCTTGATGTCGTCGGGAATCCGGATGGTCGCTGCGTCAGCCACGGTTGTCTCGATCCTTCCGCGTGGGCGGGGACGGCCCTCTGTGCGGGCGCGGACCGACGGCGGCCGCGCGTGAGCGCGCGGGGAGGCCGGGATCCGAGCCCGGTCCGGCGGCACTGCCGGCCTTCATCCTCGCACCCGCGCGACCCGCCCCGGCGGCTGGTCCCGCCCTCTGAGGTGAGGCGTCGAACACATCCCCGCCGCGCAGGATCCGCGCACTCTTCGGGAACGTGCTGGCTCCGGGCTGCGTGAGGGGACACCTGCGGTGAGGTTTGTGCGGATCTCGCGTCGGGCGGAAAAGCGCGAGCCCCGCCCGGGGGACCGGGCGGGGCTCGACGGGCGTGGGATGTCAGACGCCGTGCGGGATGGCGTCCCAGCCGTCGACCTGCTGCGGCTTGCGCGGGCCGTGGCCGACGTACCGGGCCGACGGGCGGACCAGCCGCTGGAGCTTCTTCTGCTCCAGGATGTGCGCCGACCAGCCGCCCATCCGGGCGCAGGTGAACATCGAGGTGAACATGTGCGCCGGCACCTCGGCGAAGTCCAGCACCACGGCCGACCAGAACTCGACGTTGGTGGCGAGCACCCGGTCCGGGCGGCGGGCCTGCAACTCGGCCAGAGCCGCCCGCTCCAGCGCCTCGGCGACCTCGAAGCGCGGCGCCCCCAGCTCCTTGGCGGTGCGCCGGAGCACCCGGGCGCGCGGGTCCTCGGCCCGGTAGACCCGGTGGCCGAAGCCCATCAGGCGCTCGCCCCGGTCGAGCACGCCCCGGACGTACCCCTCGGCGTCGCCGCTGCGCTCGACGGCCTCCAGCATGCTGAGCACGCGCGACGGCGCGCCGCCGTGCAGCGGGCCGGAGAGCGCGCCGATGCCGGAGGAGATGCAGGCGGCGGCGTCGGCGCCGGTGGAGGCGACGATCCGGGCGGTGAAGGTGGAGGCGTTCAGGCCGTGCTCGGCGGCCGAGATGAAGTAGGCGTCGACGGCCTTCACGTGCCGCGGGTCGGGCTCA
This region includes:
- the sepH gene encoding septation protein SepH, which produces MRPVRFVALSEDGQAMVLADEVGRLLALPIDERVTGALHAEPGSAPLAVVPSAADPTPSLSPRDIQARIRAGESAEDVARIAGVPVDRVLRYAGPVLQERAMLAQHARRTRLKGAEKPTPLAEVVNGRLAQHGIDTEKISWDAYRRDDGTWRIIATWPSGKATAQAVWDLDKTRQHVAPHDDMAQYLCAERPTPILGQEPAPERGGHALPGPSRGEPSRGGHGLPTPAEHARPGRDPIRAGRDALLASLDRPLGSTSGRGLEPRTPAALAGPEAPRQRPVSGGAAALLGGGPGSAFDDDSDAPKEVPAVPSLAVLRPRRTGAAAAAGGGSESAEAGGKPRKRLPSWDDVLFGSGPAARESS
- a CDS encoding citrate synthase 2, with the translated sequence MSDFKPGLEGVVAFETEIAEPDREGGALRYRGVDIEDLIGQVSFGNVWALLVDGRFGPGLPPAEPFPVPVHSGDIRVDVQSAVAMLAPYWGLNQLLDIADEQAREDLARVSVTALSFVAQSARGLGLPAVPQKEIDKAETIVERFMKRWRGEPDPRHVKAVDAYFISAAEHGLNASTFTARIVASTGADAAACISSGIGALSGPLHGGAPSRVLSMLEAVERSGDAEGYVRGVLDRGERLMGFGHRVYRAEDPRARVLRRTAKELGAPRFEVAEALERAALAELQARRPDRVLATNVEFWSAVVLDFAEVPAHMFTSMFTCARMGGWSAHILEQKKLQRLVRPSARYVGHGPRKPQQVDGWDAIPHGV
- the serC gene encoding phosphoserine transaminase, whose product is MADAATIRIPDDIKPADGRFGCGPSKVRPAAVSALADVATSYLGTSHRQKTVRDQVARLRRGIAEFFSLPEGYEVIIGNGGTTAFWEVATFGLIRDRAQFASFGEFGAKFAKSVKDAPFLGEPTIRKAEPGTAPTLVAEAGVDVYATPHNETSTGVAVPIGRVAGADEGSLLLVDATSGAGGLEVNVGETDVYYFAPQKCFGSDGGLWLALMSPAALARATEIKESGRYIPAFLDLVTAIDNSRLEQTYNTPALATIFLAAEQTDWMNTQGGLAWAAKRTAESAAIVYGWAERAGFATPFVADPALRSNVVATIDFADGVDASAIAKALRANGIVDTEPYRKLGRNQLRVALFPAVEPADVEALTASIDYVVERL